DNA sequence from the Candidatus Poribacteria bacterium genome:
AAATATGATCTCATCATCGGTGTCGGTTTCCTTTTTCAAGAACCGATGAATCGTGTCGCGAGCGATTTCCCAGATGTCAAGTTCGCGCTTATCGACGCAGTCATAGAACAGCCCAACGTCGCCTCGCTCACCTACCGAGCACACGAAGGCACATTTCTTGCCGGTGTCATTTCAGCATTAAAAACAGAGGAAAAGCAGATAGGTTTCATCGGAGGGATGAAGGTGCCATTGGTTGAGGCTTTTGAAATCGGCTATCGTGCTGGTATTAAAGCAACAAATCCCGATCTTGAACTGGTCGCGGATTACGTAGGTGTTACACCACAAGCATTCAACGATCCAGCGAAAGCGAAAGAACTCGCCCTCTCTCAATACGGTCGTGGCATAGATATTATCCTCGCCGCTGCAGGTGCGAGCGGTCTCGGCGTTCTTGAGGCAGCAAAGGCAACAGAAAAGTCTATCATCTGGGTCGATTCCAACGGGAACAACCTCGCCCCCGGTTTGGTGCTCACGAGTGTCATCAAAGGGGTGGAAATATCGGTTTATGAGACAATAAAGAGTGTCCAAGAAGGGAGTTTCTCTGGCGGTTTGAAAGATTATGGGCTTAAAGAGGGGGGCGTTGAGTACATCGTTGATGAGGTCAATCGCGACCTTCTCTCGGACGAAATTCTGGAACAGGTCGAGGCATTTAAGGCAAAAATTATCGCGGGCGATATCGTCGTCCCACATGAACGGCAATAGAGATGGCGTATACACCACTTATCGAAATGCGTGGGATCAGCAAGCATTTTGGACACGTGCAGGCAAACGTCGCTGTAGATTTCTCACTCCATCGGGGTGAGATCCACGCGATTGTTGGCGAAAACGGGGCAGGCAAGTCTACCTTGATGAAAATCCTTTATGGTCTGTATCAACCCAATGCAGGCGAGATTTTCGTCGATGGTCGCGCCGTGACTATCTCCTCGCCACGGCGCGCGATGCAACTCGGCTTCGGAATGGTGCAGCAACACTTTACGCTTATTCCGGTCTTCACGGCTCTCCAAAACATCGTCCTTGCCAAAGAACCTCGCAAACTTGGCGCGCTCCTCGATTACCAACAAGCAGGAGAGCAAATTGCCGCTCTCGCCGCGCAACTCGGTTTTAATGTGCCATTGAACACACCTGTCGAATCCCTGCCGATTGGAACACAGCAACACACGGAAATCCTGAAAGTCCTCTACCATGGCACAGACATTCTCATCATGGATGAACCGACAGCCGTTCTCGCGCCGCAAGAGGTCGAAGGGCTTTTTAATTGCATGCGCAACCTCAAAAGTGAAGGGAAAAGCCTCATTATCATCACACACAAACTCGATGAAGTGATGGCAATCGCCGATACCGTCACGGTAATGCGACGCGGGCAATCCGTCGCCTCCTGTCCGATCAACGACACCGATTCGGCAGCGTTGGCGGAAATGATGCTTGGTGAACCTGTTATTCCTACCTCTGTGACGCGAGAACAGACGACAGATACAACACCTCTGCTCCGTTTGGAAAACGTCACGCTTTCAGGAAGCTCTGGGACCACAAAAAGGCACAGATGGAAAAAGGCACTAACAAATAGAGCGTCCAACAAACGACATCTCGACGAAGTTAACCTTGAGGTGTTTCCGGGTGAAATCGTCGGTATCGCAGGTGTCGAAGGGAACGGACAGTCAGAACTCGTTCAGGTCCTGACCGGATTACAGCAGATTGATAGCGGGACCCTCACGCTAAACGGAGAGCGGATCGCACATATCCCTGCCGACAGGCATCGACACGGCATTAGTCTAAATGACCGAATTGACGATAACTTCATCATCGGACATCATAAACACAGCCGGTTCTGTCGTTACGAGCTGCTTCAGCGAAAGTCAATTCAACGGTATGCGCTGAATGCCCTCGACAAGTACCAAATTCGTGTTGGAGATATCGCGGATCCAATTCGGACCCTTTCCGGTGGAAATCAGCAGAAGGTTGTTGTCGCGCGTGAATTAGAGGCGCGTCCTGAAGTTATCATTGCAGCGCACCCAACACGAGGCTTAGACATCCATGCCGCGGAATTCGTCCACACACGGCTTATTCATGCCCGTAACCGTGCGAGAGCCGTTTTACTCGTCTCCTCTGAATTAGACGAACTCCTTCACCTTAGCGACAGAATCGCAGTGATGTATGATGGCAAAATCGTCGGTATTGTGAAGCCTGCAGAAACAAACAAACAAGAGTTGGGTGCCCTGATGCTCGGTTTAAATCCGAGTAGGTAGGCACAAAAAACCAACGTTCTTCCGCTTAGGAGAAAAAATGATCATTGATTCACATACCCACGCATGGCCCCGGTGGCCCTATCAACCGCCCGTTCCTGATGACGAAAGTCGGGGCAAAGTTGAACAACTTCTCCACGAAATGGATCTGCACGATGTCGACAAGGCTGTGCTTATCTGTGCACGCATTGATCGAAACCCCGAAAATAACGATTACGTCGCAGCATGTGTCGAACGTTATCCTGAGCGGCTCATCCAGTTTGCCGATGTAGACTGCTCATGGACAGAGACATATCACACCGATGGTGCAGCCGATCGGTTGAAAACTGCAGCCGAAGTCTATAACCTCAAAGGCTATACGCACTACCTTAGGGGTGATGACGATGGGACTTGGTTCTTCTCTGAGGAGGGACAACGTTTCTTCCAGACAACTGCCGAATTAGGACTCATCGCCAGCATTGCCATGGGAAGCCATCAGCACGAACCCCTCCGAAAACTCGCTGGGCAGTTTCCTACTGTGCCGTTTCTGTGCCATCACATGGGCGGTGCACGTGTCGGTGAAGAGCATCCGTATCCACAGCTCACGCAGGTGCTTGCATCAGGGAACGTGCCGAACATTCATATCAAGATGTCCGGTTTCGCTTATGTCTCACAGGTTTCATGGGATTATCCACAGTCAGATACACACTGGATTGTGCGTGCCCTCTACGAACACTTCGGTCCCGGTCGTCTCTGTTGGGGGTCCGACTATCCGGTTGTCCGTAATTTTATGACCTATCAACACGCACTTGAAGCGTTCCGAACGCACTGTCCATTTATCCCGGAGGTAGACAAAGTGGAAATTTTAGGTGGAACACTTCATCGTCTATTAGCAGAAGCTGGAAGATAGCACGACCTCAGTCCTGTACCTATGTTCTGGGTGTTGATACTCTGCGTCATCATCGTGTTGTTAATTCTCGTCCGCACGAAAAGATAACAGAAAAAGTTGCTTTTTAAATTTATTTAAGGTATAATAAAGGTTAAAGTCGAATGGACGCAGTGTTAACATTGCGTTCCAGTGAGGTGAATCTAAAAACAAAAGGGAGAGTCAATATGAAAAGCGTCTTTGTTTTGACAACACTCGCGTTGACCTTCGTAGCGGGTTTCGCGCTTGCGACGGAATCACCGACTGTGCAAGGCGAATACATTGAAGCCCGTTCAGCGAGTGTCTATGTGGGTGCATGCCACTATGGTTCCGAATTCGTTGAAGGTGGCAGAGAGGCAACCGCCGTCTGGAACATCCAGAGTGGAACTTGGAACGACGTTTCGCTGAAGAACTTAACCGTTGTCGCTGTTATAAGTGCGAAAAACAATTTGGCAATTGAGACCAAGACCCGTAAGAGCGTGTTATACATGGATCCGAGTGCTACGACAGAACAGCGCGCCGCACTCAGCGATCTGCTCACGACGAAATACGCTGGTGTTTTGGGTGAAGTCGTCGTGACCCAAACCGCTTCCATTGAATTCACGAAAGAAGGCACCAAATATGATGTAACCGTTGGCGAAGTTCTCAAACTTTCTGCCAACCGCTATCCGTGTGCCGGATGCACACAACCGCATCAGATCTGGTACAAACCGCTGACAACGATTCAGAACGCCATTGTCGGTAAATCCGAAGTCTATCGCTATAAGGATTCTCACCTCCCAGTGACATGGCAGCAGAGTGGCACAGAAAACAACGTCTTTGTCGGCGACTTCTCGATCTAAGGCAGTGAATGTCTGTAGTTACCTGTTGGGTAGCTACAGACCCTCTTTTAATGGCGCACGTCCGATACCCGCACAAACGTGTATCCGTCTCGTTTAAGCGCAGTAATGATCCTATCTGTTGCCGCTATGGTTCCCAAACGGGTAGCGTTCCCATAGACGCCTTTTCCATCGTGGAAGATGATAATAGAACCCGGCTTTACCTTCCGCAACACCGTTTTGGTAATTTTGTCCGGGTTCTGTGTTGTCCAATCCCAACTCCATACATTACCGCTCACATGTGCGCGGTCCCGCTTCGCGAGCACCCACGCCACCGGCAGAAATCTTGTTAAGATAGGTGCCCGAAACACAATCTCACCCTTTACACCCATGTGGCGAAGCAGTGCATCCGTCCGCTCAATTTCCCGCCGGACAGAGGATGGCGGCAGCAAACCCAGTACAGGATGGCTATAGGAATGATTACCCACCTGGTGTCCTTCAGCGATAACGCGGCGTACCGTTTCAGGATGCCTTTCAACCCGATTCCCAATCATAAAAAACGTGGCTTTGACATCATGTTTGGCGAGGACATCCAGCAACTGATGGGTATAAGACGGACTCGGTCCATCATCAAAGGTGAGCGCGACGATCCGTTGATGTGTGTTCAGGTGAACAATATTCTCTCCGAAGGGCGGTTTGAAGAAAACCCACAACAATGCGACCCCTGACACAGCAGCGATTATTAATTTCATATT
Encoded proteins:
- a CDS encoding DUF1326 domain-containing protein — protein: MKSVFVLTTLALTFVAGFALATESPTVQGEYIEARSASVYVGACHYGSEFVEGGREATAVWNIQSGTWNDVSLKNLTVVAVISAKNNLAIETKTRKSVLYMDPSATTEQRAALSDLLTTKYAGVLGEVVVTQTASIEFTKEGTKYDVTVGEVLKLSANRYPCAGCTQPHQIWYKPLTTIQNAIVGKSEVYRYKDSHLPVTWQQSGTENNVFVGDFSI
- a CDS encoding polysaccharide deacetylase family protein, whose translation is MKLIIAAVSGVALLWVFFKPPFGENIVHLNTHQRIVALTFDDGPSPSYTHQLLDVLAKHDVKATFFMIGNRVERHPETVRRVIAEGHQVGNHSYSHPVLGLLPPSSVRREIERTDALLRHMGVKGEIVFRAPILTRFLPVAWVLAKRDRAHVSGNVWSWDWTTQNPDKITKTVLRKVKPGSIIIFHDGKGVYGNATRLGTIAATDRIITALKRDGYTFVRVSDVRH
- a CDS encoding BMP family ABC transporter substrate-binding protein, producing MRIRILITLFIACFAMIEATPAVLKVGLIYDVTGRGDLSFCDAAYAGAKKAEDEWGFKLTEVTPSLSTDTELTLRRLAKLKYDLIIGVGFLFQEPMNRVASDFPDVKFALIDAVIEQPNVASLTYRAHEGTFLAGVISALKTEEKQIGFIGGMKVPLVEAFEIGYRAGIKATNPDLELVADYVGVTPQAFNDPAKAKELALSQYGRGIDIILAAAGASGLGVLEAAKATEKSIIWVDSNGNNLAPGLVLTSVIKGVEISVYETIKSVQEGSFSGGLKDYGLKEGGVEYIVDEVNRDLLSDEILEQVEAFKAKIIAGDIVVPHERQ
- a CDS encoding ABC transporter ATP-binding protein: MAYTPLIEMRGISKHFGHVQANVAVDFSLHRGEIHAIVGENGAGKSTLMKILYGLYQPNAGEIFVDGRAVTISSPRRAMQLGFGMVQQHFTLIPVFTALQNIVLAKEPRKLGALLDYQQAGEQIAALAAQLGFNVPLNTPVESLPIGTQQHTEILKVLYHGTDILIMDEPTAVLAPQEVEGLFNCMRNLKSEGKSLIIITHKLDEVMAIADTVTVMRRGQSVASCPINDTDSAALAEMMLGEPVIPTSVTREQTTDTTPLLRLENVTLSGSSGTTKRHRWKKALTNRASNKRHLDEVNLEVFPGEIVGIAGVEGNGQSELVQVLTGLQQIDSGTLTLNGERIAHIPADRHRHGISLNDRIDDNFIIGHHKHSRFCRYELLQRKSIQRYALNALDKYQIRVGDIADPIRTLSGGNQQKVVVARELEARPEVIIAAHPTRGLDIHAAEFVHTRLIHARNRARAVLLVSSELDELLHLSDRIAVMYDGKIVGIVKPAETNKQELGALMLGLNPSR
- a CDS encoding amidohydrolase family protein, encoding MIIDSHTHAWPRWPYQPPVPDDESRGKVEQLLHEMDLHDVDKAVLICARIDRNPENNDYVAACVERYPERLIQFADVDCSWTETYHTDGAADRLKTAAEVYNLKGYTHYLRGDDDGTWFFSEEGQRFFQTTAELGLIASIAMGSHQHEPLRKLAGQFPTVPFLCHHMGGARVGEEHPYPQLTQVLASGNVPNIHIKMSGFAYVSQVSWDYPQSDTHWIVRALYEHFGPGRLCWGSDYPVVRNFMTYQHALEAFRTHCPFIPEVDKVEILGGTLHRLLAEAGR